The Thalassotalea nanhaiensis genome has a window encoding:
- a CDS encoding putative bifunctional diguanylate cyclase/phosphodiesterase yields the protein MTGRKISAIQKLKSLLTQYKQTKKVQTGLLKLSELCCLVTDMSAFYPALQKIIQQHFPAENLYIQLYTQANSDQAEHFYIDELNCSPIEQQLTPDIIDFINNIPNPVLINHDQVSILNNDNSINERPFPTRTRQTHLIDVWLAAPLLVEGLTIGIVGVKGFINPNHKAQTNLELIKFIATLIAAAIHRNRANEQLKLYSKDIEDIIFDRTQNLQKSNFNLRQQVEQRRKSELKLYYDAHHDALTKLPNRAMFTDRLEQSIKHLKRHINHRFGVLFIDIDRFKVINDTLGHHVGDELLIQIADRILECIRSNDIVSRLGGDEFVVLLDTLAHSDDAEDIANRIIETIKQPFTIDNQQLFSSASIGIAICDQHYKQASDVLRDADAAMYQAKSMGRGRFMFFDESMREELLANLSLEQDLRQAVNNQEFILHYQKISELIGSDTIGYEALLRWQHPTKGLMSPTSFLELAEETGLIIDIENWVVESVAKQIKLWDEQPEDKGSFVSINLSGKHILQTKPVQQLSKLIQQHFNEPERLIIEFNEKAFNEQSERSLKNLKILKKTGVKLALDDYGSGQSSLNYLNNYPFEFIKLEQNFVRSFSTNMKNWELAKSLAALGESFGFRLVAEGIESQAQLEKVIAAGCEYGQGFYISKPKAIEADEPDNDVNHCA from the coding sequence ATGACAGGAAGAAAAATTTCCGCAATACAAAAGCTCAAGTCTCTTTTAACGCAATATAAACAAACGAAAAAAGTTCAGACTGGCTTACTTAAACTTTCTGAGCTTTGCTGCTTAGTTACAGACATGTCTGCTTTTTATCCTGCTTTACAAAAAATTATTCAACAGCATTTCCCTGCTGAAAATTTATATATTCAGCTATATACACAAGCAAATTCAGACCAAGCCGAACACTTTTATATAGATGAACTTAATTGCTCTCCAATTGAACAACAACTTACCCCTGACATCATCGACTTTATTAATAACATTCCAAATCCTGTATTAATAAATCACGACCAAGTCAGTATTTTAAATAACGACAATAGTATTAATGAAAGACCCTTCCCAACACGAACGAGGCAAACACACTTAATTGATGTGTGGTTAGCTGCGCCATTATTAGTTGAAGGCTTAACCATAGGCATTGTTGGGGTAAAAGGCTTTATCAATCCAAATCATAAAGCACAAACAAACTTAGAGTTGATTAAGTTTATCGCGACACTTATTGCTGCTGCCATACATCGCAATAGAGCCAATGAACAGCTTAAACTTTACAGTAAAGACATAGAAGACATCATCTTCGATCGGACTCAAAATTTACAAAAAAGTAATTTTAATTTACGCCAACAAGTTGAACAGCGCCGAAAAAGCGAACTTAAACTTTATTACGATGCTCACCACGATGCCTTAACTAAGCTGCCTAACAGAGCAATGTTTACTGATCGTTTAGAGCAATCGATTAAGCATCTTAAGCGCCATATTAACCATCGCTTTGGCGTGCTATTTATCGACATAGATCGCTTTAAAGTGATAAATGATACCTTAGGGCATCACGTTGGTGACGAGTTATTAATACAAATTGCTGACCGTATTTTAGAGTGCATTCGTAGTAACGATATTGTTTCTCGTTTAGGCGGGGATGAATTCGTAGTATTACTTGATACCCTGGCGCATTCTGATGATGCTGAAGATATTGCTAATCGTATTATTGAAACGATAAAACAACCATTTACTATTGATAACCAACAGCTATTTTCAAGTGCCAGTATTGGTATTGCCATTTGTGATCAACACTATAAACAAGCAAGCGATGTACTACGAGATGCTGATGCTGCCATGTACCAAGCTAAATCAATGGGTCGCGGCCGCTTCATGTTCTTTGATGAAAGTATGCGAGAAGAGCTATTGGCGAACCTTTCTCTTGAACAAGACCTGCGTCAAGCAGTAAATAACCAAGAGTTTATTCTGCACTATCAAAAAATTTCAGAATTAATTGGTTCAGATACTATTGGTTATGAAGCTTTATTGAGGTGGCAACACCCAACTAAGGGGTTAATGTCGCCCACCAGTTTTCTTGAACTAGCCGAAGAAACAGGCTTAATTATTGATATTGAAAACTGGGTTGTTGAAAGTGTAGCCAAACAGATAAAACTTTGGGATGAACAACCTGAAGACAAAGGCAGTTTTGTATCGATAAACCTGTCGGGAAAGCACATACTACAAACAAAACCAGTACAGCAGCTTAGCAAATTAATCCAACAGCACTTTAATGAGCCAGAACGATTAATTATTGAGTTTAATGAAAAAGCATTTAATGAACAGTCAGAGCGCTCATTAAAAAACTTAAAAATCCTCAAAAAAACCGGAGTTAAACTCGCTCTTGATGATTATGGTTCAGGTCAATCCTCGCTTAATTACTTAAATAACTACCCATTTGAGTTTATTAAACTGGAGCAAAATTTTGTTCGGTCATTTTCAACCAACATGAAAAACTGGGAGTTGGCAAAAAGCTTAGCTGCGCTAGGGGAGTCTTTTGGTTTTAGATTGGTTGCGGAAGGAATAGAATCCCAAGCTCAATTAGAAAAGGTAATTGCAGCTGGGTGTGAATATGGCCAAGGGTTCTACATTAGTAAACCAAAAGCGATCGAAGCCGACGAACCAGATAATGACGTAAATCATTGCGCGTAA
- a CDS encoding GGDEF domain-containing protein produces the protein MSIFKIINTGAEFQPFNVANKIKTNNWITVITVFISATYTLMYLLILKENVVGFLNLGFTIAYALGYLFMRFNAIKNAKLWFFSVLMLHLWACTNIFVTKLSGFHLFYFLVPVGAFLLFELHQQKEKVILSLIATALFFYCENTINTTPLILLSHEANNTIYQSVVFFTMIELVVISAMFNQQISHHEALINNRDKTDKLTNCLNRNYFFEAGQEQLDIANSNNRPFSLILTNLDNFKRINDKYGYLVGDDYLIHLATLLKSLCNKGEMIGRISGEEFVITLPEYTRLEAEKFAQKLSYQIENMPFISADKQAISNTMSMGVVVHNSCETIGELVSIADTALYQAKIMGAGSIDFIEQMA, from the coding sequence ATGTCTATTTTTAAAATCATCAATACTGGCGCAGAATTTCAACCGTTTAATGTTGCCAATAAAATAAAAACCAACAACTGGATTACGGTAATTACCGTATTCATCTCAGCGACCTATACCCTTATGTATCTGTTAATTTTAAAAGAAAATGTCGTTGGTTTTTTAAACTTAGGCTTTACAATCGCTTACGCTCTTGGTTATTTGTTTATGCGTTTTAATGCCATAAAGAATGCCAAATTATGGTTTTTTTCGGTGTTAATGTTGCATTTATGGGCCTGTACGAATATTTTTGTCACTAAATTATCGGGGTTTCATTTATTCTACTTTTTAGTACCGGTTGGAGCATTTTTATTATTTGAATTACACCAACAAAAAGAAAAAGTAATACTCTCACTTATTGCTACCGCATTATTTTTCTATTGTGAAAACACCATCAATACCACGCCATTAATCCTCTTGTCACATGAAGCGAACAACACCATTTATCAATCAGTCGTATTTTTCACTATGATTGAATTAGTGGTAATTTCAGCGATGTTTAATCAACAAATATCTCATCATGAGGCACTAATAAACAATCGAGATAAAACAGATAAGCTAACCAATTGTTTGAATCGTAATTACTTTTTTGAAGCTGGCCAAGAGCAATTAGACATCGCAAACTCAAACAATAGACCGTTCTCTTTAATTTTAACTAATTTAGATAATTTCAAACGCATTAACGATAAGTACGGCTATTTAGTTGGTGATGACTATTTAATCCATTTAGCAACGTTATTAAAAAGCTTGTGTAATAAAGGTGAAATGATTGGTCGTATCAGCGGTGAAGAGTTTGTCATTACTCTACCAGAATACACTAGGCTGGAAGCTGAAAAGTTTGCTCAAAAGTTGAGTTATCAAATTGAAAATATGCCTTTTATCAGTGCTGACAAGCAAGCTATTTCCAACACCATGAGTATGGGGGTCGTTGTCCATAATTCGTGTGAAACGATTGGGGAGTTAGTATCGATTGCCGATACAGCCTTATATCAAGCCAAAATTATGGGTGCAGGTAGCATAGACTTTATTGAGCAAATGGCTTAA
- the rep gene encoding DNA helicase Rep gives MKLNPGQNEAKNYVSGPCLVLAGAGSGKTGVICQKISYLIQECGYKARNIAAVTFTNKAAREMKERVGKMLGKDLTRGLMVSTFHSLGLDIVRREIKTLGFKPGFTLFDDQDTLSLLKELTEKELDGDKELLSRLQSMISNWKNDLMLPDGALKRARGADEVMFAEFYQRYHQNMRAYNALDFDDLIMIPTLLLRNYEEVRQRWQRKIQYLLVDEYQDTNTSQYELVKNIVGERARVTVVGDDDQSIYSWRGAKPQNLVLLGEDFPQLKLIKLEQNYRSSGRILKCANILIANNPHVYDKALFSELAYGPELRVVKTKNEDHEAERVAGELLGHRFLNKSQFKNYAILYRGNFQSRVIEKVLMQNRIPYKISGGTSFFSRAEIKDIMAYLRVIVNPDDDNAFLRIVNVPKREIGPATLEKLGTYANIRQISMFAASFELGLEQHLTGRGLAHVQRFTRLIVETEDNANRGDTAAVLRGFIQGINYEDYLYDTSPSAKAAEMRMKNVTQLFSWVTDMLAGDDENEPMTLAQIVTRLTLRDMMERDEEEGEADQVQLMTLHASKGLEFPYVFLIGMEEGMLPHQTSIDEDNIEEERRLAYVGVTRAQKELIFTYAQERRQYGEVIRTEPSRFLYEMPQDDLAWEQGGQRKQSAEEAQNKGKAGVAGLRAMLDAKKQAKS, from the coding sequence ATGAAACTTAACCCTGGACAAAATGAAGCAAAAAACTACGTTAGTGGGCCATGCCTGGTACTGGCAGGTGCTGGTAGTGGTAAAACGGGGGTTATTTGTCAGAAAATTTCATACCTAATTCAAGAGTGCGGTTATAAAGCTCGCAATATAGCGGCCGTAACGTTTACCAACAAAGCTGCTCGAGAAATGAAAGAGCGCGTCGGTAAAATGCTTGGCAAAGATTTGACTCGTGGGTTGATGGTATCAACGTTTCATTCATTGGGCCTTGATATTGTGCGACGAGAAATTAAAACCTTGGGCTTTAAACCAGGTTTTACCTTATTTGATGACCAAGATACATTGTCATTATTAAAAGAGCTTACAGAAAAAGAGCTTGATGGCGATAAAGAGCTATTGTCCCGTTTACAAAGTATGATTTCCAACTGGAAAAACGATTTAATGTTACCCGATGGTGCATTAAAACGAGCTCGTGGCGCTGATGAAGTCATGTTTGCTGAGTTTTATCAACGTTATCATCAAAATATGCGAGCTTATAATGCCCTAGATTTTGATGATTTGATCATGATCCCTACCTTGCTACTACGAAACTATGAAGAAGTCCGTCAGCGTTGGCAAAGAAAAATTCAATACTTGTTAGTGGATGAGTATCAAGATACCAATACCAGCCAATATGAATTAGTAAAGAATATAGTAGGCGAGCGAGCACGGGTAACTGTGGTTGGCGATGATGATCAGTCTATTTATTCTTGGCGTGGTGCTAAGCCACAAAATCTTGTATTGCTTGGTGAAGATTTTCCACAATTAAAGTTGATTAAATTAGAGCAAAACTATCGCTCCAGTGGCCGCATATTAAAGTGTGCAAATATTCTTATTGCCAATAACCCGCACGTGTATGACAAAGCGCTTTTTAGTGAATTAGCTTACGGTCCAGAGCTTAGAGTGGTCAAAACAAAAAATGAAGATCATGAGGCTGAGCGGGTAGCCGGTGAATTACTAGGTCATCGTTTTTTAAACAAAAGCCAGTTTAAAAATTACGCCATTTTGTATCGAGGTAATTTTCAATCAAGAGTGATCGAAAAAGTGTTAATGCAAAATCGCATTCCTTATAAAATAAGTGGCGGCACCTCGTTTTTCTCGCGCGCAGAAATTAAAGACATAATGGCGTATTTACGCGTTATTGTTAATCCGGATGATGATAATGCCTTTTTGCGCATTGTTAATGTACCCAAACGAGAAATAGGCCCTGCAACACTCGAAAAACTCGGAACGTACGCCAATATTCGCCAAATAAGCATGTTTGCTGCCAGTTTCGAATTAGGCTTGGAGCAACATTTGACGGGTAGAGGTTTAGCGCACGTACAACGTTTTACCCGTTTAATTGTCGAAACAGAAGATAACGCCAACCGTGGTGATACTGCTGCAGTGCTTCGAGGCTTCATTCAAGGCATTAATTACGAAGATTACCTGTACGATACATCTCCGAGTGCCAAAGCAGCAGAAATGCGCATGAAGAACGTGACACAACTGTTTAGCTGGGTTACCGATATGCTTGCTGGCGATGATGAGAATGAGCCGATGACATTGGCGCAAATTGTTACTCGTTTAACCTTGCGCGACATGATGGAAAGAGATGAAGAAGAAGGTGAAGCTGATCAAGTACAATTGATGACCTTGCATGCATCAAAGGGCCTAGAATTTCCTTATGTGTTCCTTATTGGCATGGAAGAAGGTATGTTGCCACATCAAACCAGTATTGATGAAGATAATATTGAAGAAGAGCGACGGTTGGCTTACGTAGGTGTAACGAGAGCGCAGAAAGAGTTAATTTTTACTTATGCGCAAGAGCGCAGACAATACGGTGAGGTTATACGAACTGAGCCATCAAGATTTTTATACGAAATGCCGCAAGATGATTTAGCCTGGGAGCAAGGCGGGCAACGTAAGCAGAGCGCAGAAGAAGCGCAAAATAAAGGCAAAGCAGGAGTAGCTGGGCTAAGAGCCATGCTAGATGCTAAAAAGCAGGCTAAAAGCTAA
- the ubiK gene encoding ubiquinone biosynthesis accessory factor UbiK: MINAKKIEDIAKQITEAIPPGVKNVATDFESKAKQVLQSKLSQLDVVSREEFDVQTQVLIKTRAKLDEMAGKIAELEEKIKTES, encoded by the coding sequence ATGATTAACGCTAAAAAAATTGAAGATATCGCCAAACAAATTACTGAAGCAATTCCTCCAGGCGTAAAAAATGTGGCCACTGATTTCGAATCAAAAGCGAAGCAAGTATTACAAAGTAAACTATCTCAATTAGACGTAGTTAGCCGTGAAGAGTTTGATGTACAAACACAGGTATTAATCAAAACTAGAGCTAAATTAGATGAAATGGCAGGCAAAATCGCCGAACTTGAAGAGAAAATAAAAACAGAAAGCTAA
- a CDS encoding class I SAM-dependent methyltransferase, whose translation MRAEHAAQKWGLPYGGELRDLKKVKSPFYLLATDHQLELHKTDEPKLDGIVVDFIGGAVAHRRKFGGGRGQDIAKAIGLKHGFEPNVLDATAGLGRDAFLLASLGCKVTMMERQLPVAALLDDGLERGKVDADIGDWLIERLTLINASSIDAMSKLTDIDVVYLDPMYPHREKSAAVKKEMRVFQTLVGSDPDADDLLDQALALAKYRVVVKRPSYAEPLNGKKPSTSIKMKKNRFDVYVNQGIPKA comes from the coding sequence ATGCGAGCAGAGCATGCTGCACAAAAATGGGGATTACCTTACGGTGGTGAATTACGAGATTTAAAAAAAGTAAAAAGCCCTTTTTACTTATTAGCTACCGATCATCAATTAGAATTGCACAAAACAGATGAGCCAAAGCTCGACGGTATTGTTGTTGACTTTATTGGTGGTGCAGTCGCTCATCGTCGTAAATTTGGTGGTGGTCGTGGTCAAGATATTGCCAAAGCAATTGGTTTAAAACATGGCTTTGAGCCAAATGTATTGGATGCAACTGCGGGGCTTGGTCGAGATGCTTTTTTATTAGCGAGTTTAGGCTGCAAAGTTACCATGATGGAACGCCAGTTACCTGTTGCGGCGCTACTGGATGATGGTTTAGAGCGTGGTAAGGTAGATGCTGATATTGGTGATTGGCTCATTGAGCGTTTAACGTTAATAAATGCTTCCTCAATTGATGCAATGAGCAAGCTTACTGATATCGATGTTGTTTATCTTGACCCAATGTATCCACACCGAGAAAAGTCTGCTGCCGTTAAAAAGGAGATGCGGGTATTTCAAACATTGGTGGGAAGTGATCCTGACGCTGATGACTTATTGGATCAGGCATTAGCATTGGCAAAATACAGAGTCGTGGTGAAGCGCCCAAGTTATGCAGAGCCGTTAAATGGTAAAAAACCATCAACGAGTATCAAAATGAAGAAAAATCGTTTTGATGTTTATGTGAACCAGGGCATTCCAAAAGCATAA
- a CDS encoding DNA-3-methyladenine glycosylase I → MEKIQSIYQRAIDRKGGADNVELLLSPYQTLANSNAELAMLGNDRFLAEFTKKVFQSGFVWRVVENKWPSFEEHFFNFDIEKILMMPDEMLERKAQDPKIIRNFKKVQTIKANAHMIHDVELEQGSFSEFIAAWPESDIIGLWSYLKKHGQRLGGNTGPYALRSLGKDTFLLSRDVESYFRNHELITGGLTSKTSLNTIQQCFNEWREQSGYSLKKISRLIALSTGDNHFHVEQVPTN, encoded by the coding sequence ATGGAAAAAATTCAGTCAATTTACCAACGAGCAATCGATCGCAAGGGCGGTGCAGATAATGTCGAACTGCTACTTTCGCCTTATCAAACCTTAGCAAATTCAAATGCTGAATTAGCAATGTTGGGTAATGATAGGTTTTTGGCTGAATTCACCAAAAAAGTATTTCAATCAGGCTTTGTTTGGCGCGTGGTCGAAAATAAATGGCCTAGTTTTGAGGAGCATTTTTTCAATTTTGATATTGAGAAAATATTAATGATGCCCGATGAGATGCTTGAACGAAAAGCTCAAGATCCAAAAATAATTCGCAATTTCAAAAAAGTGCAAACCATAAAGGCTAATGCCCATATGATCCATGATGTTGAACTTGAGCAGGGCAGCTTTAGTGAATTTATTGCTGCCTGGCCTGAAAGTGACATCATCGGTTTATGGAGTTACCTTAAAAAGCACGGTCAGCGCTTAGGGGGTAATACCGGGCCTTATGCACTTAGATCATTAGGGAAGGACACCTTCTTGTTGAGTCGCGATGTAGAAAGTTATTTTCGTAATCATGAGTTAATCACCGGCGGACTTACCAGCAAGACCAGCTTAAACACTATTCAACAATGCTTTAATGAATGGCGTGAGCAAAGCGGTTATAGTTTAAAGAAGATCAGCCGCCTTATTGCTTTAAGTACCGGTGATAATCATTTTCATGTAGAACAAGTACCAACAAATTAA
- the prlC gene encoding oligopeptidase A, with the protein MSNPLLEQTGLPEFSQIKPDHIKPAVEQAIANGKKAIEQVVASDGPFTWDNLVAYIDEVDDQLEKIWSPVSHMNSVVNSDELRDAYDSCLAMLSEYGTWVGQHKGLFNAYQQLANSDEFATLNAAQQKVISNALRDFKLSGIALEDDKKARYGEIQTKLSELASNFSNNVLDATGAFTINITNEGELTGLPESALAGAKQLAESQEKQGWLFTLDIPSYLPVMMYADNAALREKMYVAYVTRASDKGPNAGEFDNSALITETLALRHEVAQLLGFTNYAEESLATKMAENTTQVLGFLEDLASKSKAQGGEDLNQLTDFAKTELNIEQLNPWDLAYYSEKLKQAKYSISDEDLRPYFPEDKVVSGLFEVVHRLYGLTIKERAGVDVWHKDVSFFDVYDNTQNLRGSFYLDLYARDKKRGGAWMADCVGRRQLSKNTVQLPVAFLTCNFTKPVGDKPALFTHDEVVTLFHEFGHGLHHMLTQINAAGVAGINGVPWDAVELPSQFLENWCWEPEALAFLSSHFETGESLPQEMLDKMLAAKNFQSAMQMLRQLEFSIFDFKIHADFDAKADNQVQQILDQVRAQYAVVKAPEFNRFQHSFGHIFAGGYAAGYYSYKWAEVLSADAYSRFEEEGIFNASTGKDFLECVLEKGGSQEPMELFKAFRGREPQVDALLRHSGINA; encoded by the coding sequence ATGAGCAATCCATTACTAGAGCAAACAGGCCTTCCTGAGTTTTCCCAAATCAAACCAGATCATATTAAACCTGCAGTAGAGCAAGCGATTGCTAATGGTAAAAAAGCCATTGAGCAGGTCGTTGCCAGTGATGGACCTTTTACCTGGGACAACCTGGTAGCTTATATCGATGAGGTTGATGATCAGCTTGAAAAAATTTGGTCACCAGTGTCACACATGAACTCAGTAGTAAACAGTGATGAACTACGTGATGCTTATGATTCCTGTTTAGCCATGTTGTCTGAATACGGCACATGGGTTGGTCAACATAAAGGTTTATTCAATGCCTACCAACAACTTGCCAATAGCGATGAATTTGCCACGTTGAATGCTGCACAACAAAAAGTCATTAGTAATGCATTACGAGATTTCAAATTATCAGGTATTGCTTTAGAAGATGATAAAAAAGCTCGTTACGGTGAAATTCAAACTAAATTGTCAGAACTTGCTTCTAACTTTAGTAATAACGTATTAGATGCAACCGGTGCATTCACGATAAATATTACCAATGAAGGTGAGTTAACCGGCTTGCCTGAAAGTGCATTAGCCGGCGCTAAACAATTGGCCGAGTCACAAGAAAAGCAAGGCTGGTTATTCACGCTTGATATACCAAGTTATTTACCTGTAATGATGTATGCTGATAATGCAGCGTTACGCGAGAAAATGTATGTAGCTTATGTTACTCGTGCATCAGATAAAGGCCCAAATGCTGGCGAATTTGATAACTCAGCATTAATCACAGAAACATTGGCACTACGTCATGAAGTTGCCCAACTCTTAGGTTTTACTAACTACGCTGAAGAGTCACTTGCGACTAAAATGGCAGAAAACACTACGCAGGTGCTAGGGTTCTTAGAAGACTTGGCTAGTAAATCAAAAGCTCAAGGTGGTGAAGATCTCAACCAATTGACCGACTTTGCTAAAACCGAACTTAATATTGAGCAACTTAATCCATGGGATCTTGCTTATTATTCTGAGAAATTAAAACAAGCTAAGTACTCTATATCAGACGAAGACCTACGCCCATATTTCCCAGAAGATAAAGTTGTGTCTGGTTTGTTTGAGGTGGTACATCGTTTATATGGTTTAACCATTAAAGAGCGAGCGGGCGTTGATGTTTGGCATAAAGATGTTAGCTTTTTTGATGTCTATGATAATACCCAAAACTTACGAGGCAGCTTCTATTTAGATCTATACGCTCGTGATAAAAAGCGAGGTGGTGCCTGGATGGCCGACTGTGTGGGTCGTCGCCAGTTAAGCAAAAATACCGTGCAATTACCGGTAGCATTTTTAACCTGTAACTTTACCAAGCCTGTAGGTGATAAACCGGCGTTATTTACTCACGATGAAGTGGTAACGTTATTCCATGAATTTGGTCACGGCTTGCACCATATGCTTACTCAAATTAATGCCGCTGGTGTCGCTGGTATTAATGGCGTGCCATGGGATGCGGTAGAATTACCAAGCCAGTTTTTAGAAAATTGGTGTTGGGAGCCTGAAGCCCTTGCGTTTTTATCATCACATTTTGAAACTGGTGAATCATTACCACAAGAAATGTTGGATAAAATGTTGGCGGCGAAAAACTTCCAATCGGCAATGCAAATGTTACGACAGCTTGAATTCAGTATTTTTGACTTTAAAATTCATGCTGACTTTGATGCAAAAGCTGACAATCAAGTGCAACAAATTCTTGATCAGGTTCGTGCTCAATATGCTGTTGTTAAGGCGCCAGAGTTTAATCGTTTTCAACACAGCTTTGGTCATATCTTTGCCGGCGGTTATGCCGCAGGTTATTATTCTTACAAATGGGCTGAAGTGTTATCTGCTGATGCTTATTCGCGCTTTGAAGAAGAAGGTATTTTTAATGCAAGTACCGGCAAAGATTTTTTAGAGTGTGTGTTAGAAAAAGGTGGTTCACAAGAGCCTATGGAGTTATTTAAAGCATTCCGTGGTCGAGAGCCACAAGTAGATGCGTTATTACGTCATAGTGGCATTAATGCATAA
- a CDS encoding dicarboxylate/amino acid:cation symporter, whose translation MTSVKQGFKHNIGLQVVIAMVIGAVVGVLMGADASVFAPLGAIFIHLITMLVVPLVAVSIISGAANLGASPSAGKVGFGTIAFFMITSAIAVLLAIFLGELFKPGLGVDTSAVSSMFANTYADKGEVAGVFDTILAMIPTNIFESLNSSNILQIIVFCMFFGIAITKVGVERAKPFLAGITTIIDAFVWMINKVMIIAPIGVFGLMADAVGTFGFDVLGIIVKLVMVFLLAIIIFGFIVYPLMVKFLSDVPVKDFISKMKKPQAVALSTASSMATLPVTMEVCEEELQVKNSVASFVLPLGATINMSGNAIYYGLVAVFFAQMFGVELSMGAYVAIIFTSTIGAIGQAGVPGPSFLVVAVLLAAGIPIEGLPLLFALDRIFDMIRTALNITGDAVCAVIMNKLVQE comes from the coding sequence ATGACATCAGTTAAACAAGGCTTTAAGCACAATATTGGATTACAGGTCGTCATCGCTATGGTGATTGGCGCTGTTGTTGGTGTACTTATGGGAGCCGACGCGTCAGTTTTTGCTCCTTTAGGGGCTATTTTCATTCATTTAATTACTATGCTAGTCGTACCCTTGGTCGCCGTTTCTATTATCTCTGGCGCAGCTAATTTAGGGGCTAGTCCCTCTGCCGGGAAAGTTGGTTTTGGTACTATCGCTTTTTTCATGATTACATCAGCAATTGCAGTGTTGTTAGCTATTTTTCTAGGAGAACTGTTTAAGCCAGGATTAGGAGTAGATACTTCCGCGGTTTCTAGTATGTTTGCCAATACTTATGCTGATAAAGGTGAAGTGGCAGGTGTATTTGATACCATTTTGGCGATGATCCCAACAAACATTTTTGAATCATTAAATTCAAGTAACATTCTACAAATAATCGTATTTTGCATGTTTTTTGGTATTGCTATTACTAAGGTTGGCGTTGAGCGAGCAAAACCGTTTTTAGCGGGAATTACAACAATCATTGACGCGTTTGTATGGATGATAAACAAAGTGATGATTATTGCCCCTATAGGCGTGTTTGGTTTAATGGCTGATGCCGTGGGCACATTTGGTTTTGATGTACTGGGTATCATCGTTAAGTTGGTTATGGTTTTTTTACTAGCGATAATTATCTTTGGCTTTATTGTGTACCCCCTAATGGTGAAGTTTTTATCAGATGTACCAGTAAAAGACTTTATATCGAAGATGAAAAAACCTCAGGCGGTAGCACTATCAACTGCTTCAAGCATGGCCACTTTGCCAGTAACGATGGAAGTATGTGAAGAAGAATTACAAGTGAAAAACTCGGTAGCATCTTTTGTATTACCCTTAGGTGCCACCATAAATATGAGCGGTAATGCTATTTATTATGGATTAGTAGCGGTATTTTTCGCGCAAATGTTCGGTGTTGAATTAAGCATGGGGGCTTATGTGGCTATCATCTTTACATCGACTATTGGTGCTATAGGACAAGCAGGCGTACCTGGGCCATCCTTCCTCGTTGTTGCCGTGTTACTTGCTGCTGGAATTCCAATTGAAGGTTTACCATTATTATTCGCCTTGGATAGAATTTTTGACATGATCAGAACAGCGTTAAATATTACTGGTGATGCAGTATGTGCGGTGATCATGAATAAACTCGTGCAAGAATAA